The region CATCCTTAATAAGGCAGTATCCATGACAGGTTGTGAGGGCGGGTAACCATTGGAAAACGGGCAGTTGTTGACTGATCTGGGTGAGCGGTCCGGGGACATAGCGTTGCAGTGCAGCGAAACTGCCGGCTTCCTTGCAGAACTTACGCGGCGCATCCAGGCCGACTCGGTGCGGCTCGGTCAGCTCCAGTCCAATATGGAGGCTTTGGCCAGTAGCCAGAATGAAAGCGTCGTGGCTGCTCAGGAACTTAGCCTGACCTCTCGGCGCGCCGCTCGCATCATCGCCGAAGGGCATGAAGCGATCACCCAGTCGCTGGCGCAGGTTGCGGGGCTGGTTGAGCATGTGACGGGGCTGGAGGGACGGCTTCGTCAGTTTCTGGACGTGATCGAAGCGGTGGGCGGCATATCCGACCAACTGGGGGCCATTGCCCGCCAGACCCGGCTGCTTGGCGTCAATGCCGCGATCGAAGCGGCACGAGGGGGCGAAGCAACGCAGGGGTTTGCGGTGGTCGCGGATGAAATCCGCCGCCTTGCCGGGCAGGCGGGCGACTCCGCGGCTTCGGTCGGCGACAAGCTGGGCCAGTTGGACCGCGACGCGCGTCACCTTATCAGCGGGGTCGAGGCCAATATCGTACGCGGCCGCGATGTCAGTGCGCATATCGACACATTGAGCGTCACCATGGCGGAAATCGCGTCACTCGTGACCCAATTCGGCGATCGATCAAACGCCATCGTCACCTGCACTGACGAGGCCGACGCCGATGTGGGGGCGTTGCGTCTGGGGCTTACCAGCTTCAGCCAGTCAGCGGCCGAAAGTTCGGGCCGTGTCGAAGTGGCGAAGGCGCAGCTTGAGCAGCTTGAAGGGATGGCGAATGATATGCTCAACCGGGCGGCTCATGGTGGCTATGCTACCCGCAACAGCCGCTATATCGGTTATGCAGAGGATGGGGCGGAGGAGATTTCGCGCCTGATCCAAGCCGCGCTGGGTTCAGGAGAATTGGCTCCATCGGCCTTGTTCGACGCCCATTATCGCCCAATTGCAGGGTCCGACCCGACACAATATGAAAATGGGTTCACCGCCTTCGCCGACCGCGCCATCCAGCCGGTGCTGGACAGGCGGACGGCGCAGGATGAAGCGATCGTGGGCTGCTGCCTCATCGACATGAACGGATATTTGCCCACGCATATCACTGCGCGCAGCCATCCCCAGCGGCCCGGATCGTCCAGTTGGAACATGGAGCATGCCCGCAATCGGCAGATTTTCATGGATAACCAGACTCGCCGCGCGTTGGACGGGGATGGGGATTTCTTTCTCTTCACATATCGGCAGGACTTGGGTGAGGGCCGTTATCGCGCGCTGCGGAGCGTGTTCGTGCCGCTGCGGTTCGATGGCCGCCGGTGGGGCCTGTACGAGGTTGGTTATCTCATCTGACCCTTGCCGTAGCGTGTCCGTCCCCGACCGATCTTACTGACCCGCATCCGTGCGGCGCATCGTTACCTCACCATTGGCAGCGTAATGTGCGGTCGTTCGCGCTTGCGCGGTTTGCGG is a window of Sphingobium sp. MI1205 DNA encoding:
- a CDS encoding methyl-accepting chemotaxis protein — encoded protein: MLTDLGERSGDIALQCSETAGFLAELTRRIQADSVRLGQLQSNMEALASSQNESVVAAQELSLTSRRAARIIAEGHEAITQSLAQVAGLVEHVTGLEGRLRQFLDVIEAVGGISDQLGAIARQTRLLGVNAAIEAARGGEATQGFAVVADEIRRLAGQAGDSAASVGDKLGQLDRDARHLISGVEANIVRGRDVSAHIDTLSVTMAEIASLVTQFGDRSNAIVTCTDEADADVGALRLGLTSFSQSAAESSGRVEVAKAQLEQLEGMANDMLNRAAHGGYATRNSRYIGYAEDGAEEISRLIQAALGSGELAPSALFDAHYRPIAGSDPTQYENGFTAFADRAIQPVLDRRTAQDEAIVGCCLIDMNGYLPTHITARSHPQRPGSSSWNMEHARNRQIFMDNQTRRALDGDGDFFLFTYRQDLGEGRYRALRSVFVPLRFDGRRWGLYEVGYLI